The DNA segment TAGATCACCGAGTAGTAACGGATTTCCACGCCGTTCTGCTCCGCCATGGTGCGGGCCTTGCCCGGCGCGCGGACGTTGAAGGCCAGAATCGGAGCCTTCGAGGCCTCGGCCAGCATCACGTCCGATTCGGACACGCCGCCGACGCCGCTGAGCAGGACCTTCACGGCAACTTCGTCGGTGTTCATGGACGTCAGCGCGTTGGCGATGGCCTCGGCCGAGCCATGCACGTCGGCCTTGATCACCACGGGCAGCTCCTGCGCTTCCTTGGTCTTCAGCCTGTCCATCATGGCCTCGAGCGACGCGCGCGCGAGCGGCGCGGCGGCCTTTTCCTTAGCCTGACGCTGACGATACTCGGAGATCTCGCGGGCCCGGGCCTCGCTCTCGACCACCAGGAAGTCGTCGCCCGCCATGGGCGCGCCGGTCGCGCCGAGCACGGCGACCGGCTGCGCCGGACCGGCTTCCTTCAGATTCTTGCCCTTGTCGTCGATCAGGGCACGGACGCGGCCCGATTCGGCGCCCATCACGAAGATGTCGCCGATCCGCAAGGTGCCCCGCGTGACCAGAACGGTCGCGACGGCGCCGCGTCCCTTGTCCAGCATGGATTCAATGACCACGCCTTCGCCGGGGCGGTTCGGATTCGCGCGCAGCTCGAGCACTTCGGACTGCAGGATGATGGCTTCTTCCAACTTCTCGAGATTGAGCCGCTGCTTGGCCGAGACTTCCACGTCGAGGACGTCGCCGCTGAGCTTTTCCACCACGATCTCGTGCTGGAGCAGGCCCTGGCGCACCTTGTCCGGATCGGCCTCGTGCTTGTCGATCTTGTTGATCGCCACGATGATCGGCACGCCCGCCGCGCGAGCATGCTGAATCGCCTCGGCCGTCTGCGGCATGATACCGTCATCGGCCGCCACGACCAGCACCACGATATCCGTGACCTGAGCGCCGCGGGCGCGCATGGCCGTGAACGCCGAGTGGCCGGGCGTGTCGAGGAAGGTGATCTTCTCGCCGCCAGGCATGGTCACCTGATAGGCGCCGATATGCTGGGTGATGCCGCCGGCCTCGCCCGCCACCACGTCGGTGGCGCGCAGAGCGTCGAGCAACGAGGTCTTGCCGTGGTCGACATGGCCCATGACCGTCACGACCGGCGGACGCGGCCGCAGATCATCGGGATTGTCCGCGTCGCCGGACAGACCGGCCTCCACATCCGCTTCGGCGACTCGCTTCATCTTATGGCCCATCTCGGCCACGACGATTTCAGCCGTATCCGCGTCAATAGTGTCGTTGACGCCGACCAGGACGCCGATTTTCATCAGCTCGCGCACCACGTCGTGGGCACGCTCGGTCATGCGGTTGGCCAGTTCAGCCACGGTAATGTGCTCGGGAACGATGATTTCGCGGAACAGCTTCTCCGGCGCGCCCGAGGCACGGCGGTTGGCCTTCTGCTTTTCACGCGCTCGCCGCATGGCGGCCAGCGACCGCTGACGCTCCTCGGCACCGTCATCCAGCGCACGCTGGACGGTAAGCTTGGAATTGGCGCGGCGCGGATCGGCCTTCGGCGTCGGCTTGGCGTGCGCCTTCGCGGCGCCCGCGCCCGGACCGGCGCCGGCACGCGCCTTCTTCTTGCGCTCGTCTTCCTCTTCCTCGTCGATCAGCGTCGCGCTGCGGACGCGATCCTCGGCCTTGGGCACGCGGCGTGCTTCATCGGCGGCGGGCGCGGCAGGGGTCGCGACGGCGGCCGGCGCGGTGCGCGCGGCCTGGGGCTGCGCCTGGCCGGGTTCGACGCGTGGCTTCGGCTTCGCCACCGTGACCTGTGGCTCGGGGCGGGCACGCTCCTCGACCGGCGCCGGTTCGGCGACGGGCTTGGGCTGAAGCGCCTCCTCGCGCGCCTTGCGCTCGGCTTCCTCGGCCTCGCGACGCAAGCGCTCTTCTTCCTCGGCCTTGCGGCGGGCCTCTTCCTCGGCCTGGCGCTTGGCTTCTTCTTCCTTGCGGACGCGCTCGAGCTCTTCCTGACGGCGTGCTTCTTCCAGCGCGCGCATGCGGACGGCTTTCTCGTCCTTGGTCAGGTGGCCGTCGCCGCCATCATGATCGTGGCCACCGCCATGCTCGCCGTCACGGGTGATGACGCGGCGGCGCTTGCGCTCCACGACCACGGGCTTGCCGCGTCCATGGGACAGACTCTGCCGTACCTGCCCGGAGCCCGCGTCCACAGTCTTCTTCAACTGCAGCGTCTTGCCGGAAGACAGGGTGAGCTTCGTGTCACCGCTTTCCTTGGTTTCGCTCATTCACCGTTCCTCAATTCGCGTTCGGACAGCCCATCAGGGCTTTCGCACTGCCGATAACCGGCAAGCATATTCACATCGGCCACAAAACGCCGGGCCAGGCCGCCGTCGCGCAGGGCAGCATGTACCACATTCCCGCGCCCCAAGGCCAAACTCAATTGCTCGGACGTGAAAAGGTCCACGTCCGGCCGGCCTGCCGCGAGGCCATAAAGCTTGCGCCGGCCATCGGGCGAGGCATCGCTGGCGGTGACCAGCACCGCCGCCTCGCCGCTCTGCAACCAGCCCTTCACCTTCTCGAAACCGGCCACGATGTCGCCGGCCTTCCGGGCAAGACCCAGCAGGTTCAGGCAACCATTCACCCATTGGCTTTCGATCAGCGCGGGCAGGCCCTCGGGCACGCTGACCTTGCGGCGCGCGGCGCGAGAAAAGGCATTCTTCGCACAAGCGGTTTCCACCAGGTCGCGCCGTGCCGAGACCCACAGGCCGCGGCCAGGCAGCTTACCCCTGAGATCGGGAACGATGACGTCGCCGGGACCGACGACAAAACGCACGAGCCCCGCCTGCGGCTGGGTCTCGCCGCTTACGATGCATCGTCGTTCCGCCACATGGTCCTCACGCGTCATCCATTCTCCAGATCAATCCTCGCTCGCCGCCGATTCGGCGGCCGGAGTCTCTTCGTCGTCGTACCAATGGGCGCGCGCCGCCATCACGATGGCGTTGGCGTCGTCCTCGGTCAGCTCGAAGCCCTGCAACGGCCCCTCGCCCGATTCGATCAGCTCGAAACCGGCGAACTCGGCGAGATCGTCCAGCGTCTTCACGCCCGCCTCGCCCAGCTTCACCAGCATCTGCGGAGTCAGCAGCTCGATTTCCGCCACATCGTCCTTCACGCCGAGCTGCTTGCGCTTGTCGTCCGCTTCCTCGTCGCGCTTCTGCAACGCGCCGCGCGCCCGGTTCTGCAGTTCCTGGGCGATGTCGTCGTCAAAACCCTCGATCGAGGCCAGCTCGTCCAGTTCCACATAGGCCACTTCATCCAGATCGGCAAACCCTTCGGCCACCAGAAGCTGAGCAATGGTCTCCTCGACGTCGAGCGCGTCCATGAACAGCGACGAGCGCGACTGGAACTCCTGCTGGCGGCGTTCGGATTCCTCGGCCTCGGTCAGGATGTCGATGGTCCAGCCCGTCAGCTGCGACGCCAGGCGCACGTTCTGGCCGCGTCGGCCGATGGCGAGGCTGAGCTGATCGTCGGGGACCACCACCTCGATGCGTTCATTGTCGTCGTCGAGCACGACCTTCTGCACTTCGGCCGGGGCCAGCGCATTGACGACGAAGGTGGCCACGTCCGGCGACCACTGGATGATGTCGATCTTCTCGCCCTGCAACTCGTTCACCACGGCCTGCACGCGGCTGCCGCGCATGCCGACGCAGGCGCCGACCGGATCGATGCCGCCATCATTGGACATGACGGCGATCTTGGCGCGGCTGCCCGGATCGCGGGCCACCGACTTGATCTCGATGATGCCGTCGTAAATCTCGGGCACTTCCTGCGCGAACAGCTGGGCCATGAATTCGGGGCGCGCGCGCGACAGGAATATCTGCGGGCCGCGCGGCTCCTGGCGGACGTCGTAGATGAAGGCGCGCACGCGGTCGCCATTGCGCAGGTTCTCGCGCGGCAGGGCCTCGTCGCGGCGAATCACCGCTTCGGCGCGCCCCAGATCGACGACCACGTTGCCGTATTCGACGCGCTTGACGATGCCGTTGATGATGTCGCCCTGGCGGTCCTTGTACTCGTTGTACTGGCGGGCGCGTTCGGCCTCGCGGACCTTCTGGGTGATGACCTGCTTGGCGGTCTGGGCGGCGATGCGGCCGAAATCCATGGGCGGCAGCTCTTCGGAAATCTCCGAACCGATCTCCAGCTCGTGGCCCGGATAGCGGCGCTGCGCATCCTTCAGGCTCATCTGGGCCGCTTCGTTCTCGATTTCCTCGGCCACGGTGATGACACGGCGCAGCTTGATCTCGCCGGTCAGGCGGTCGATATGGGCGCGCAGGTCGTGCTCGGCGCCATAACGCGACCGGGCCGCCTTCTGGAAGGCTTCTTCCATGGCCTCGAGCACCAGTTCGCGATCGATCACCTTGTCGCGCGCGACGGCATCGGCGACCTGAAGCAGTTCCAGGCGGTTGGCGCTAATGGCGGTGGACATCAGTCAGCTCCCTGTTGATCGCCAAGCTCGATCATGCCCGCCTTGCGGGCGTCCTGATGGGCGTCGATGAGCGCGTCCGTCAGAACCAGCTTGGCCTGTTCGATTCCGTCGAACGGCAATTGCACCCGGCCCTGCGGTATATCCAGCACCACATGGCCTTCTTCCAAACCCACGATGACGCCGCGGAACCTGCGCTGGCCCCCGACCGGCGTCGCCATCTCGATCTTCGCCTCGAAGGCGGCGTATTTTTCAAAATCCTGCTCGCGCACCAGGGGCCGGTCGATGCCGGGCGAGCTCACTTCCAGATTGTACTCGCCCTTGATCGGGTCTTCCACGTCGAGAATCGCCGAGACGGCACGGCTCACTTCCGCGCAATCCTCGACGGTCATGGACCCGTCGGGACGCTCGGCCATGATCTGCAGGGTGCGCGTGCTGGTCGTGACGTAGCGCACACGGATCAGGTCGAAGCCCATGGCTTCGACGGACGGTCCGATCAGCCCGCGCACTTTCGCGGCTATGCCGGTTTCAGCGATCAACCCAAATTCCGTATCAAGACTGCACAAAAACAAAAAAGTGGGCTCTCGCCCACTCTTTGGAACGTCCCGTCGCCATTGGAAGCGCCGGTCTATGTCAAGAGCAGGCGGAAAGTAGCGCAGCCGCCACGATTTTTCAAGCCGCTTCCGCCCACATCAGCCCTGCGCGGCGTGCCTCCCTCAGGCGGCGCGGGCCTGCCGGCGGTAGCGCAGATAAAGCGGCTTCAGACCCTTGGCCAGCGCCTTGGCCTCGTAGCGGGTCTGCGGCCAGTCGGGCGTGCGGCCCTGCCAGTCCCCCGATCGCTCGGCGGTCCAGTCGAAATCCTCGCGCGCGCTCATGTGCCGCACGATCCAGTCGCCGTAATCCGCATGATCCGTGGCCGCGCGGAATTCAGCGCCGTCGACGAGAGCCCGCGCCAGGATGTCGAGCCGGTCGTGGCTGACGAAGC comes from the Iodidimonas sp. SYSU 1G8 genome and includes:
- the rimP gene encoding ribosome maturation factor RimP: MIAETGIAAKVRGLIGPSVEAMGFDLIRVRYVTTSTRTLQIMAERPDGSMTVEDCAEVSRAVSAILDVEDPIKGEYNLEVSSPGIDRPLVREQDFEKYAAFEAKIEMATPVGGQRRFRGVIVGLEEGHVVLDIPQGRVQLPFDGIEQAKLVLTDALIDAHQDARKAGMIELGDQQGAD
- the nusA gene encoding transcription termination factor NusA, whose product is MSTAISANRLELLQVADAVARDKVIDRELVLEAMEEAFQKAARSRYGAEHDLRAHIDRLTGEIKLRRVITVAEEIENEAAQMSLKDAQRRYPGHELEIGSEISEELPPMDFGRIAAQTAKQVITQKVREAERARQYNEYKDRQGDIINGIVKRVEYGNVVVDLGRAEAVIRRDEALPRENLRNGDRVRAFIYDVRQEPRGPQIFLSRARPEFMAQLFAQEVPEIYDGIIEIKSVARDPGSRAKIAVMSNDGGIDPVGACVGMRGSRVQAVVNELQGEKIDIIQWSPDVATFVVNALAPAEVQKVVLDDDNERIEVVVPDDQLSLAIGRRGQNVRLASQLTGWTIDILTEAEESERRQQEFQSRSSLFMDALDVEETIAQLLVAEGFADLDEVAYVELDELASIEGFDDDIAQELQNRARGALQKRDEEADDKRKQLGVKDDVAEIELLTPQMLVKLGEAGVKTLDDLAEFAGFELIESGEGPLQGFELTEDDANAIVMAARAHWYDDEETPAAESAASED
- the infB gene encoding translation initiation factor IF-2, producing the protein MSETKESGDTKLTLSSGKTLQLKKTVDAGSGQVRQSLSHGRGKPVVVERKRRRVITRDGEHGGGHDHDGGDGHLTKDEKAVRMRALEEARRQEELERVRKEEEAKRQAEEEARRKAEEEERLRREAEEAERKAREEALQPKPVAEPAPVEERARPEPQVTVAKPKPRVEPGQAQPQAARTAPAAVATPAAPAADEARRVPKAEDRVRSATLIDEEEEDERKKKARAGAGPGAGAAKAHAKPTPKADPRRANSKLTVQRALDDGAEERQRSLAAMRRAREKQKANRRASGAPEKLFREIIVPEHITVAELANRMTERAHDVVRELMKIGVLVGVNDTIDADTAEIVVAEMGHKMKRVAEADVEAGLSGDADNPDDLRPRPPVVTVMGHVDHGKTSLLDALRATDVVAGEAGGITQHIGAYQVTMPGGEKITFLDTPGHSAFTAMRARGAQVTDIVVLVVAADDGIMPQTAEAIQHARAAGVPIIVAINKIDKHEADPDKVRQGLLQHEIVVEKLSGDVLDVEVSAKQRLNLEKLEEAIILQSEVLELRANPNRPGEGVVIESMLDKGRGAVATVLVTRGTLRIGDIFVMGAESGRVRALIDDKGKNLKEAGPAQPVAVLGATGAPMAGDDFLVVESEARAREISEYRQRQAKEKAAAPLARASLEAMMDRLKTKEAQELPVVIKADVHGSAEAIANALTSMNTDEVAVKVLLSGVGGVSESDVMLAEASKAPILAFNVRAPGKARTMAEQNGVEIRYYSVIYDLVDEIKAALSGMLSPEIRETILGIADVKEVFAAGKGKAAGCIVTDGAVRADARARVLRNDTIVHDGKISSVRRFRDEVKEVVAGTECGITIENFNEVKAGDKIEVYSVEERARTL
- a CDS encoding RNA-binding protein translates to MTREDHVAERRCIVSGETQPQAGLVRFVVGPGDVIVPDLRGKLPGRGLWVSARRDLVETACAKNAFSRAARRKVSVPEGLPALIESQWVNGCLNLLGLARKAGDIVAGFEKVKGWLQSGEAAVLVTASDASPDGRRKLYGLAAGRPDVDLFTSEQLSLALGRGNVVHAALRDGGLARRFVADVNMLAGYRQCESPDGLSERELRNGE